From the genome of Treponema denticola:
GAAATACATAGTGAACAATTCACATGACCCCGAATATAATATGGCCTTTGAGGAGTACTGCTTTAGAAACCTCCCTTTGGAAAATGAGGAATATGTTTTTTTATGGAGTAACAGCCCTACTATTCTTTTAGGTAAAAATCAAAATACCTATCAGGAAATAAACGAAAAATATATAAATGAAAACGGTATAAAGGTTGTCAGACGCATTACGGGCGGAGGGGCCATCTATCAAGACCTCGAAAACTTAAACTTTTCTTTTGTTACAAAAACAAAAGGAAACGAAAAGATTGATTTTAAAAAATATTATATCCCGATTGTAAATGCTTTAAAAAAAATCGGAGTTGATGCAGAGCTTTCAGGCAGAAACGATGTTACGATTGAAGGACAAAAATGTATCGGTGCCTCTCAATCAGTTTGGCAGGGACGGGTTTTAAGCGACGGTTCCATTCTTTTTAATGTGGAAATGGAAGCCCTTTCCAAAGCTTTGACTGTCCGAAAAGAAAAACTTGAATCTAAAGGCGTAAAAAGCGTCCGCTCAAGGGTAACAAACATAAAGCCCTATTTAAAACGGGATATTACAGTTGATCAATTTAAAGACGAACTTTTAAAAGCAATCTTTGAAGTTGAAAACCAAGAGCCTATCGAATATAAACTTTCGGAAGAAGAACTTAAAGGTGTTATGAAAATTTATGAGGAAAGATTTTCTCGCAAAGAATGGAATTACGGAGCATCTCCCAAGGCAGAATATTCTCACTACGAGCGTTTTCCAATAGGCAGTATCGAAGTATTTTTTAATGTCGAAAACATGAAAATAAATTCTTTAAAAATTCACGGGGATTTTTTCGGTACAGCCGATAAGGCAGAACTGGAAGAACTTTTAAACGGCTGCGAGTATTCCGAAAGTGTTTTAACAGAAAAACTTAGAAACACTGATTTAACACCCTACTTCGGAAATCTGGAAAAAAAAGATTTTATCGGAATGTTTTTTAAGTAAAAACTTCCAAATTAGAAAAGCACCGGTTTTTAATCGGTGCTTTTTTTTAATCAATTTATTTTTTCTTCCTCTTTTCTTTTAAATTTCCTTTTTCGAGTAAGAGGGTTTTAGTAGGTATGTCGCATACTTCAAGGTCACCGAAATATTGAATTGCTCCGGGGAATCGGTAAAGGGTTTCGACAGCCCACTTATCCCTATTTTTTTCATAGGTTTTAAAAGGTTTACCATTTAGATCGACTACGGATTTTTTTATAACCGGAGTCATCTTACCCTTTCTTCTTTCCATATTCATCATCATGGAAAGAGGCACGCCGCAAGGAAGCCAATGTTCTACCTCATCAGTCAGGTTTTTAACCGAAGCTATATAGCCTGAAAAGCCGTTAAGTGCCAATAAAAAGGCTGTAAAGCCCAAGGTATAACAATAGTCCGAGTCAAAGTTTGAAGGAAAGGCAGAGCGCCCTTCATATCCGAAAAAATGAGCATAGGTACTGAATTTTCCG
Proteins encoded in this window:
- a CDS encoding lipoate--protein ligase, which codes for MKYIVNNSHDPEYNMAFEEYCFRNLPLENEEYVFLWSNSPTILLGKNQNTYQEINEKYINENGIKVVRRITGGGAIYQDLENLNFSFVTKTKGNEKIDFKKYYIPIVNALKKIGVDAELSGRNDVTIEGQKCIGASQSVWQGRVLSDGSILFNVEMEALSKALTVRKEKLESKGVKSVRSRVTNIKPYLKRDITVDQFKDELLKAIFEVENQEPIEYKLSEEELKGVMKIYEERFSRKEWNYGASPKAEYSHYERFPIGSIEVFFNVENMKINSLKIHGDFFGTADKAELEELLNGCEYSESVLTEKLRNTDLTPYFGNLEKKDFIGMFFK